From the Paludisphaera mucosa genome, one window contains:
- a CDS encoding hybrid sensor histidine kinase/response regulator codes for MKRRHTLLIVDDEVDVLESLRHQFHRAYRVLTAPNASSALQILGENEVHLILSDQRMPGMSGDALLAETSRLQPDAIRMLFTGYADIQAVINAVNEGHIFRYILKPWDAVELEGVIREAAQKYDLLAERKALIAELQEANGQLLKANDELSRVDRLKTAFIEVASHEFNTPITLVLGLTELLRFSSAGRPAEEAEILRQITSSGRQLSRLVTNMLTLLRAEDFRRTLERRPVELATVIHGVVDQVRPFLHARGIQPTLEVAADLGAFEIDADKVGAALVNLMTNAIKFTPDRGAIALRARMDGPDEAVIEVEDHGVGIEPEAFRHLFEPFFTQLDPSCHSSGDFGFQKRGLGLGLSIAKQFVEMHGGGVAAERLDGGGTRMTVRLPRRGEAAAPPTEAGPAEVERETATPT; via the coding sequence ATGAAGCGTCGGCATACTCTCCTGATCGTCGACGACGAAGTGGACGTGCTCGAGAGCCTCCGCCACCAGTTCCACCGCGCCTATCGCGTGCTCACCGCGCCCAACGCGTCGTCGGCCCTCCAGATCCTGGGCGAGAACGAGGTCCATCTCATCCTCTCGGACCAGAGGATGCCCGGGATGTCGGGCGACGCCTTGCTGGCCGAGACCAGCCGGCTCCAGCCCGACGCCATCCGGATGCTCTTCACCGGCTACGCCGACATCCAGGCGGTGATCAACGCGGTGAACGAGGGCCACATCTTCCGCTACATCCTCAAGCCCTGGGACGCGGTCGAGCTGGAAGGCGTGATCCGCGAGGCCGCCCAGAAGTACGACCTTCTGGCCGAGCGCAAGGCCCTGATCGCCGAGCTGCAAGAGGCCAACGGCCAGCTCCTCAAGGCCAACGACGAGCTGTCCCGCGTCGACCGCCTCAAGACGGCCTTCATCGAGGTCGCCAGCCACGAGTTCAACACGCCGATCACCCTGGTCCTGGGCCTGACCGAGCTGCTCCGGTTCTCGTCGGCCGGCCGGCCGGCCGAGGAGGCCGAGATCCTCAGGCAGATCACCTCCAGCGGCAGGCAGCTCTCGCGGCTGGTCACCAACATGCTGACGCTGCTGAGGGCCGAGGACTTCCGGCGGACCCTGGAGCGCCGGCCCGTCGAGCTGGCGACGGTGATCCACGGCGTCGTCGACCAGGTCCGGCCCTTCCTCCACGCGCGGGGGATCCAGCCGACCCTGGAGGTCGCCGCCGACCTGGGCGCGTTCGAGATCGACGCCGACAAGGTGGGGGCGGCCCTCGTGAACCTCATGACGAACGCCATCAAGTTCACCCCCGACCGCGGCGCGATCGCGCTTCGGGCCCGTATGGACGGCCCCGACGAGGCGGTGATCGAAGTCGAAGACCACGGCGTGGGCATCGAGCCCGAGGCGTTCCGCCACCTGTTCGAGCCGTTCTTCACCCAGCTCGACCCCAGTTGCCATTCCTCGGGCGACTTCGGGTTCCAGAAGCGGGGCCTGGGCCTCGGCCTGAGCATCGCCAAGCAGTTCGTCGAGATGCACGGCGGCGGCGTCGCGGCGGAGCGCCTGGACGGCGGAGGGACGCGGATGACGGTACGCCTGCCCCGCCGGGGCGAGGCCGCCGCGCCGCCGACCGAGGCCGGGCCCGCCGAGGTCGAACGGGAGACGGCCACCCCCACCTGA
- a CDS encoding response regulator transcription factor has protein sequence MPTALIVEDEPEANKLLGMLIKLRGYRSASAFNGREAQEQLGRHQPDVLFLDLMLPDLSGYDVCRAVKAAKATCLIPLIIVSARIAQRNRIDSYLAGADEFVAKPYTPDQIFEALKYAEALREQADRERIEGTARLADPDDEASVREVARLRSLILGRTPLDQEEAGRVNALIAQAEDRIVAWSDAHPGGAPGTLHYELSADRLVLTFREPIAWFEELQRTPDDPLFAGLERFQEVSLDRREGRLTLIKQWA, from the coding sequence ATGCCCACAGCGCTCATCGTCGAAGACGAACCGGAAGCCAACAAGCTCTTGGGGATGCTCATCAAGTTGCGCGGCTATCGTTCAGCCTCCGCCTTCAACGGCCGCGAGGCCCAGGAGCAGCTCGGCCGGCACCAGCCCGACGTCCTCTTCCTCGACCTGATGCTGCCCGACCTCAGCGGCTACGACGTCTGTCGCGCGGTGAAGGCGGCCAAGGCGACCTGCCTCATCCCCCTGATCATCGTCTCAGCCCGGATCGCCCAGCGCAACCGGATCGACAGCTACCTCGCGGGCGCCGACGAGTTCGTCGCCAAGCCCTACACCCCCGACCAGATCTTCGAGGCCCTCAAGTACGCCGAGGCCCTGCGCGAGCAGGCCGACCGCGAGCGGATCGAGGGCACGGCCCGGCTCGCCGATCCGGACGACGAGGCGTCGGTCCGCGAGGTCGCGCGGCTCCGCAGCCTCATCCTCGGCCGGACCCCGCTCGACCAGGAGGAGGCCGGCCGGGTCAACGCCCTGATCGCGCAGGCCGAGGACCGGATCGTCGCCTGGTCGGATGCGCATCCCGGCGGCGCGCCCGGGACGCTCCATTACGAGCTGTCCGCCGACCGCCTGGTCCTGACCTTCCGCGAGCCGATCGCGTGGTTCGAAGAGTTGCAGCGGACCCCGGACGACCCGCTCTTCGCCGGCCTCGAACGCTTCCAGGAGGTGTCCCTCGACCGTCGCGAGGGCCGGCTGACCTTGATCAAGCAATGGGCGTGA
- a CDS encoding FliM/FliN family flagellar motor switch protein: MSADAAEPSDVWDGLPRLSVRSLALERRVEAWREGDPIRSAFAWLGAAGLPGVAFDRPEVEPRASALTRPGLVAQLRWPRLRTRLAFGVEVPIVHAVVDGLLGFERPFADARLQTTPVEWGVWTYLVVRSLEAIQAAGASPFRLGGRAEDDAFDASIDRVGPSPFDVEGLGDLVTIRWAVRVGQVAGAVRLWLPATLAEYWVVPETSARSRRPFPPGAVETSSDWRAVAGSSAMPLGLGRLRAGAVLPLAGSRLAGRPDEPSGALDLVCRGGDGSEYRIAVEYAPGSAGRRVRVAGPLLHPTHPGDARMSPESNRPASPVVDPLDAPVTLTVELGRVSLPLSKLADLKPGEVIELNRHSREPVEITSNGRLVARGDLILIDTEMGVRVTSVFL, translated from the coding sequence ATGAGCGCTGACGCCGCCGAGCCCTCCGACGTTTGGGACGGCCTCCCCCGGCTCTCGGTCCGATCGCTCGCGCTGGAGCGGCGGGTCGAGGCCTGGCGCGAGGGCGATCCGATCCGGTCGGCCTTCGCATGGCTTGGCGCGGCGGGGCTGCCGGGCGTCGCGTTCGACCGGCCCGAGGTCGAGCCCCGGGCGTCGGCGCTGACGAGGCCGGGGCTGGTCGCGCAGCTCCGCTGGCCCCGGCTGCGGACCCGCCTGGCCTTCGGGGTCGAGGTGCCGATCGTCCACGCCGTCGTCGACGGCCTCCTCGGGTTCGAACGGCCCTTCGCCGACGCCCGGCTCCAGACCACGCCCGTCGAGTGGGGCGTCTGGACCTACCTCGTCGTCCGCTCGTTGGAGGCGATCCAGGCGGCCGGCGCGAGCCCTTTCCGCCTCGGCGGCCGGGCCGAGGACGACGCCTTCGACGCCTCGATCGACCGCGTCGGCCCCAGCCCGTTCGACGTCGAGGGCCTCGGCGACCTCGTCACGATCCGCTGGGCCGTTCGCGTGGGGCAGGTGGCCGGCGCGGTGCGGCTCTGGCTCCCGGCCACGCTGGCCGAGTACTGGGTCGTCCCCGAGACATCGGCGAGGTCGCGACGGCCGTTCCCGCCCGGGGCCGTCGAGACGTCGTCCGACTGGCGGGCCGTCGCCGGCTCGTCGGCGATGCCGCTCGGACTGGGCCGGCTCCGCGCCGGGGCCGTGCTGCCGCTCGCCGGTTCGCGGCTGGCCGGGCGTCCCGACGAACCGTCAGGCGCGCTCGACCTGGTCTGCCGAGGGGGCGACGGCTCGGAGTATCGGATCGCCGTCGAATACGCCCCCGGCTCCGCGGGCCGTCGGGTCCGCGTCGCCGGCCCGCTCCTCCATCCGACCCACCCGGGAGACGCCCGAATGAGCCCCGAATCGAACCGTCCCGCAAGCCCCGTCGTCGACCCGCTCGACGCCCCGGTGACCCTGACCGTCGAGCTGGGCCGCGTCAGCCTGCCCCTCAGCAAGCTGGCCGACCTCAAGCCGGGCGAGGTCATCGAGCTGAATCGCCACAGCCGGGAGCCCGTCGAGATCACTTCGAACGGCCGCCTCGTCGCGCGCGGGGACCTGATCCTGATCGACACCGAGATGGGCGTCCGCGTGACGAGCGTCTTCCTCTGA
- a CDS encoding MFS transporter: protein MHLPHDPAPAPSLAGDAPWWRDLTGYQWFVFLVATLGWLFDTMDQQLFNLARVPAVSELLGATPGAPGGEVSFYAGVTTCIFMLGWATGGIFFGILGDKVGRAKTMMLTILTYSAFTGLSALSKGVWDFAAYRFLTGLGVGGQFAVGVSLVAEVMSDRARPHALGWLQALSAVGNMMAAVIGISLGKLQAAGYVASSWRAMFLVGLLPSLLAIPVFLKLKEPERWKAAVRKEDDPDLGTAPTRKLGSVAELFTDPRWRRNTIVGMILAFSGVVGLWGIGVFSNDLSQLVLRKHYREANLSPQEISGKLTFWAGMTLLMFNAGAFFGIQGFAKITQRIGRRPAFAISFVLAGLSTAASFWLLNEFWQIFVFVPLMGFCQLALFGGYAIYFPELFPTRLRSTGISFCYNVGRFVAASGPFALGYLTSTVFAGRPEPMRYAGVAMCGVFIFGLLALPFAPETQGKPLPE from the coding sequence ATGCATCTGCCCCACGACCCCGCCCCGGCCCCCTCGCTCGCGGGCGACGCCCCCTGGTGGCGCGACCTGACCGGCTACCAGTGGTTCGTCTTCCTCGTCGCCACGCTGGGCTGGCTGTTCGACACGATGGACCAGCAGCTCTTCAACCTGGCCCGCGTGCCGGCCGTCTCCGAGCTGCTGGGCGCGACCCCCGGCGCGCCCGGGGGCGAGGTCTCGTTCTACGCCGGCGTGACGACCTGCATCTTCATGCTCGGCTGGGCCACGGGGGGCATCTTCTTCGGGATCCTGGGAGACAAGGTCGGCCGGGCGAAGACCATGATGTTGACCATCCTGACCTATTCCGCCTTCACCGGCCTGAGCGCGCTCTCGAAGGGGGTCTGGGACTTCGCCGCCTACCGGTTCCTGACCGGGCTGGGCGTGGGCGGACAGTTCGCCGTGGGCGTCTCGCTGGTGGCCGAGGTCATGTCCGACCGCGCCCGGCCCCACGCCCTGGGGTGGCTCCAGGCGCTCTCGGCGGTGGGGAACATGATGGCGGCGGTGATCGGCATCAGCCTGGGCAAGCTGCAGGCGGCCGGCTACGTCGCCAGCTCGTGGCGGGCGATGTTCCTGGTCGGACTGCTGCCTTCTCTGCTGGCGATCCCGGTCTTCCTGAAGCTCAAGGAACCCGAGCGCTGGAAGGCGGCCGTCCGGAAGGAAGACGACCCCGACCTCGGGACGGCTCCCACGCGGAAGCTGGGCTCGGTCGCCGAGCTGTTCACCGACCCGCGATGGCGGCGGAACACGATCGTCGGCATGATCCTGGCGTTCTCGGGCGTCGTCGGCCTGTGGGGGATCGGCGTCTTCAGCAACGACCTCAGCCAGCTCGTCCTCCGCAAGCACTATCGGGAGGCCAACCTCTCGCCCCAGGAGATCTCCGGGAAGCTCACCTTCTGGGCCGGCATGACGCTCTTGATGTTCAACGCGGGGGCCTTCTTCGGCATCCAGGGGTTCGCCAAAATCACGCAAAGGATCGGCCGGCGGCCGGCGTTCGCGATCTCGTTCGTGCTCGCCGGCCTGTCGACGGCCGCTTCGTTCTGGCTGCTGAACGAGTTCTGGCAGATCTTCGTATTCGTCCCTCTGATGGGCTTCTGCCAGCTCGCCCTCTTCGGCGGCTACGCGATCTACTTCCCCGAGCTGTTCCCGACCCGCCTGCGCAGCACCGGGATCTCGTTCTGCTACAACGTCGGCCGGTTCGTCGCCGCCTCGGGCCCGTTCGCCCTGGGCTACCTCACCAGCACCGTCTTCGCCGGCCGCCCCGAGCCCATGCGCTACGCCGGCGTCGCCATGTGCGGCGTCTTCATCTTCGGCCTGCTCGCCCTGCCGTTCGCCCCCGAGACCCAGGGCAAGCCGCTGCCGGAGTGA